One segment of Trichocoleus sp. DNA contains the following:
- a CDS encoding ATP-binding protein gives MEHLARFPEYEPEYRKLPAHLRLHLIQNALQFFVPLPVHFDLEQRFSRMIRVGYQARNPALQGFWSDVNARVQALGSTQRLPRSTATGFTIIGISGVGKTTSIEAILSLYPQVIIHNRYRERDFSFTQVVWLKLDCPFDGSIKGLCLNFFQAVDDLLGTRYYDNYASGRKTVDELLPRMAKVASLHSIGVLVIDEIQHLSQAKSGGSSKMLNFFVQLINTIGLPVVLVGTYKAMSVLCGEFRQTRRGTGQGDLVWDRMKKDEIWGWFLECLWEYQYVSKPSPLNPTISDALYDVTQGITDFAIKVYMLAQIRAIVDKEEVVTERNIRLAAQEGLRMANPILIALKNEDKRILSTVEDVHPVDLTSFLEEAQGKLNRAEQLRALARTRAPAKSESEAALQSPVPAIESEVSSTTTPKTSRRRKKTAPLEGSLPKIVTSGEKQQLTAYDSLLQAGLIRSANEYLLEEVS, from the coding sequence ATGGAGCATCTCGCACGCTTTCCCGAGTATGAACCAGAGTATCGTAAACTGCCTGCTCATTTACGCCTTCATCTGATTCAGAATGCGCTTCAGTTCTTTGTTCCTCTACCAGTTCACTTTGATTTAGAGCAACGCTTCTCTCGAATGATTCGGGTCGGATATCAGGCGCGTAATCCAGCATTGCAGGGATTTTGGAGCGATGTTAATGCAAGAGTCCAAGCATTAGGTTCTACCCAGAGGTTGCCACGCTCAACTGCTACTGGGTTCACAATTATTGGTATTAGTGGTGTCGGTAAAACAACTTCGATCGAGGCAATTCTATCTCTGTATCCACAAGTCATTATTCATAATCGCTATCGCGAGCGAGATTTTAGTTTCACACAGGTTGTTTGGTTGAAGTTAGATTGCCCATTTGATGGCTCAATTAAGGGATTGTGCCTCAACTTTTTTCAGGCAGTTGATGATCTGCTTGGAACTCGTTACTACGATAACTATGCCAGTGGGCGCAAGACCGTTGATGAGTTGCTGCCTCGGATGGCAAAAGTTGCTTCTTTGCACTCAATTGGTGTGCTGGTCATTGATGAGATTCAGCATTTAAGCCAAGCAAAGAGTGGCGGTTCCAGTAAAATGCTCAACTTCTTTGTCCAATTGATTAATACGATCGGCTTACCCGTAGTATTGGTTGGGACTTACAAAGCAATGTCCGTTCTCTGTGGCGAGTTTCGGCAAACTCGTAGAGGAACAGGGCAGGGAGATTTAGTGTGGGACAGGATGAAGAAGGACGAAATCTGGGGTTGGTTTCTGGAGTGCTTATGGGAATATCAGTATGTGAGCAAGCCTTCTCCTCTCAATCCAACGATCAGTGATGCTTTGTATGATGTCACTCAAGGCATTACAGATTTTGCGATTAAAGTTTATATGTTGGCTCAAATTCGAGCAATTGTAGATAAGGAAGAGGTCGTTACTGAAAGGAATATTCGGCTAGCGGCTCAAGAGGGTTTACGAATGGCAAATCCTATTTTAATCGCCCTCAAAAATGAGGATAAACGGATTCTCTCTACCGTTGAAGATGTACATCCAGTGGATCTTACGTCGTTTCTAGAGGAAGCTCAGGGCAAGCTGAATCGGGCTGAACAGCTTCGAGCATTGGCCAGAACACGAGCACCTGCCAAAAGTGAAAGTGAAGCAGCACTTCAATCTCCAGTTCCTGCGATCGAATCAGAAGTTTCGTCCACTACAACCCCAAAAACCTCCAGAAGACGAAAGAAGACTGCTCCCTTGGAAGGAAGCTTACCTAAGATTGTGACAAGCGGAGAGAAGCAACAATTAACAGCCTATGATTCGCTCCTTCAAGCAGGATTAATTCGCTCTGCAAATGAGTATTTATTAGAAGAGGTGTCTTAA
- a CDS encoding transposase family protein codes for MKLFINMLVEWQGSTEPHIERLLWIDSSGTDVAVIDIVNPNALPVFRKSVEIEAAIASGEVQVLEVDPYAALLRPEDDIPLKHCKRRDEAWEVIAPLVEDTTGQIFYSHGRGALLNAHEEKTGWTKKTIYKFLRRYWQGGQTKNALLPLYDKCGGKGKERQSSTGVKRGRPSRLTKVTSLPTGVNVDATVREKFSRGIKLFYETAEQRTLQDAYQKTLEKFFHKGYDRLPDGTLVPFLPPANELPSFGQFYYWYEKERNVTQALSTREGKRRYNLRHREVLGDSTQMAFGPGSIYQIDATIGDIYLVSSLDRTRIIGRPVIYVVIDVFSRMIVGMSVTLEGPSWVGAMQALENAASDKVSFCQDYGVDITEEDWPTYHLPEMILADRGELEGYNADNLVNALNIRISNTPPYRADWKGIVERNFRLSNDKFIHWAPGAVYKPRQRGDADYRLEAVLDLHQFRQLMILSVLDHNKDHRMDWYRMDEFMIREHVDPYPIDLWNWGIRNRVGHLRTIALEILRLNLLPSEKATVTHRGIRCFQGLLYSCDLALREQWFVRARERGSWKINIAYDPRRLDEVYLRLDGGRRLECCQLIDADKTFRGKEWYEAADYLEIRQQEKERAKSRKQQSKAALNAQMEQIISEATEQTSKDLESAGQQSKRSRIKGIRQNRKEEREREREEQAWSLGKVEPIGESAKVIPLIVSTDKHQETQLGKELDKSVESSENEMSDNSTVNDSTHVARSELINKLRKLRMKKGVDDE; via the coding sequence ATGAAGCTGTTCATCAACATGTTAGTCGAGTGGCAAGGTAGTACAGAACCACATATTGAACGTCTACTTTGGATTGATTCATCAGGAACAGATGTCGCTGTTATTGACATTGTTAACCCCAATGCTTTGCCAGTTTTTCGTAAATCTGTAGAGATCGAAGCCGCGATCGCTTCAGGAGAGGTTCAAGTTTTAGAAGTTGATCCCTACGCTGCACTTCTACGACCAGAAGATGACATCCCCCTAAAACATTGCAAAAGACGAGATGAAGCTTGGGAAGTCATTGCACCCCTAGTTGAAGATACTACAGGGCAAATTTTTTATTCGCATGGGCGAGGCGCACTGCTAAATGCTCATGAAGAAAAGACAGGATGGACTAAAAAGACTATTTACAAGTTCTTAAGGCGTTACTGGCAAGGTGGACAGACTAAGAATGCTTTGTTACCGCTATATGACAAATGTGGTGGTAAGGGAAAGGAACGACAAAGTAGCACTGGTGTGAAGCGAGGCCGTCCCAGCAGACTGACTAAAGTAACAAGTCTACCTACTGGAGTTAATGTAGATGCCACTGTCCGAGAGAAGTTTAGTCGTGGTATTAAGCTTTTTTATGAAACGGCTGAACAAAGAACACTGCAAGATGCCTATCAAAAAACATTAGAAAAGTTTTTCCATAAAGGTTACGACAGACTCCCAGATGGAACGCTTGTCCCGTTTCTTCCGCCCGCTAATGAACTACCTAGTTTCGGACAATTTTATTACTGGTACGAGAAGGAACGGAATGTTACCCAAGCTTTATCTACTCGTGAGGGTAAGCGTCGATATAACCTACGTCATCGGGAGGTTTTAGGAGATTCTACCCAGATGGCGTTTGGTCCTGGATCTATCTATCAGATTGATGCCACGATCGGCGATATCTACTTAGTCAGTTCTCTCGATCGTACCCGAATTATTGGACGACCTGTGATCTATGTCGTGATTGATGTATTTAGCCGCATGATAGTAGGGATGAGCGTCACACTAGAAGGACCCAGTTGGGTTGGTGCGATGCAAGCGTTAGAGAATGCAGCAAGTGATAAAGTTTCGTTCTGCCAGGACTATGGAGTTGATATCACTGAAGAAGATTGGCCTACTTATCATTTGCCAGAGATGATTCTGGCTGATCGAGGTGAATTGGAGGGCTATAATGCTGACAATCTCGTGAATGCCCTAAATATTCGTATCTCTAACACACCTCCTTATCGAGCCGACTGGAAGGGGATTGTTGAGCGTAACTTTCGATTGAGTAATGACAAATTTATCCACTGGGCACCAGGGGCTGTTTATAAACCACGTCAGCGTGGAGATGCAGATTACCGATTGGAGGCAGTTTTAGACCTTCATCAATTTCGCCAGCTGATGATTCTCTCCGTTCTCGATCACAACAAGGATCATCGGATGGACTGGTATCGAATGGATGAGTTTATGATTCGAGAGCATGTTGATCCTTATCCAATCGATCTTTGGAATTGGGGGATTCGTAACCGAGTAGGACACCTTCGTACAATCGCCCTTGAAATTCTTCGATTGAACCTGCTACCAAGTGAAAAGGCTACCGTGACTCATCGAGGAATTCGTTGTTTTCAGGGTCTACTTTATTCTTGTGATCTAGCATTGCGAGAACAATGGTTTGTACGGGCACGAGAAAGAGGCTCTTGGAAAATTAATATTGCCTATGATCCACGAAGGCTGGACGAGGTTTATCTTCGCCTTGATGGTGGTCGTCGTTTGGAGTGTTGCCAGCTTATAGATGCTGATAAAACATTCCGAGGGAAAGAGTGGTATGAAGCCGCCGACTACTTAGAAATTCGTCAGCAAGAGAAAGAACGGGCTAAGAGTCGCAAGCAACAATCCAAAGCTGCTTTGAATGCCCAGATGGAGCAAATTATTTCTGAGGCAACAGAACAAACATCTAAAGATTTGGAGTCTGCGGGTCAACAAAGCAAGCGATCGCGCATTAAGGGAATCCGACAAAATCGCAAAGAAGAGAGAGAGAGAGAACGTGAAGAACAAGCATGGAGCTTAGGAAAAGTAGAGCCAATCGGTGAATCTGCAAAAGTGATTCCACTCATTGTCTCAACAGATAAACATCAGGAAACACAATTAGGGAAAGAGCTAGACAAATCTGTAGAGTCTTCAGAGAATGAAATGTCAGATAACTCAACAGTGAATGATTCTACTCACGTTGCTCGGTCTGAACTAATCAACAAACTGCGTAAGCTGCGAATGAAGAAAGGAGTTGATGATGAATAG